From the genome of Nicotiana sylvestris chromosome 2, ASM39365v2, whole genome shotgun sequence, one region includes:
- the LOC104237372 gene encoding uncharacterized protein, protein MGCCVSSDNHNRVPPTISNSSQQSEEETVKEVLSETPTIPKKSSPISYFPNTMEQKPHKDHILKKPSIPNFNHHSRHDHDLSEEVSEICSDTISTTTTLTDKRYTTTEDDATEVRQMSPAKYRNGSFQGELRRNVGSSPARRCDPSPGRVRAGRDSRGPRKDNGECSGRRSRSPAMRTESGGFGSGIGRSPSVRKTGKSPGRVRSELGDRTRKMEERDGNGENKWPPTSENESLENPLVSLECFIFL, encoded by the coding sequence ATGGGTTGTTGTGTTAGCAGTGACAACCACAATAGAGTACCTCCCACTATATCCAATTCTTCACAACAGAGCGAAGAAGAGACAGTCAAAGAAGTGCTTTCTGAAACTCCAACTATACCCAAGAAATCCTCTCCCATCTCATATTTTCCCAATACTATGGAACAAAAACCCCATAAAGATCACATTTTGAAGAAACCTAGCATTCCTAACTTCAACCACCACTCTCGTCATGATCATGATCTCTCGGAAGAAGTATCCGAGATCTGCAGCGACACCATTTCAACTACAACAACATTAACAGATAAACGATACACAACAACTGAAGATGATGCCACTGAAGTCCGGCAGATGTCACCGGCCAAGTACCGGAACGGTTCTTTTCAGGGAGAGTTGAGAAGAAATGTTGGGAGCTCGCCTGCGAGAAGATGTGACCCGTCTCCTGGTCGGGTCAGAGCAGGAAGAGATTCTCGGGGTCCGAGGAAGGATAACGGGGAATGTTCTGGTAGGAGATCGAGGTCACCGGCGATGAGGACGGAGAGTGGAGGATTCGGGTCGGGCATAGGGAGGAGCCCGTCGGTGAGGAAAACGGGTAAGTCGCCGGGAAGAGTGAGATCCGAACTGGGTGATCGGACCCGGAAGATGGAGGAAAGAGATGGGAATGGAGAAAACAAGTGGCCACCGACAAGTGAAAATGAATCACTTGAAAATCCACTTGTGTCCTTGGAATGTTTTATTTTCCTgtga
- the LOC104231641 gene encoding uncharacterized protein At5g65660-like: MAEDGVWGWAPSPSGSMYLTKDDHWTHFDNSVNAVSFGFVATAILISMFLIMAIFERFLRPPSPDLTPTSHRRHADVESQLGFNPKLGYSTPKVSTNAREVSVLMPGDDIPTFIANPAPVPCQPERNPWPPHQQSRLICVTNSNSNVSS; this comes from the exons ATGGCAGAAGATGGGGTATGGGGTTGGGCACCATCACCAAGTGGTTCAATGTACTTAACAAAGGATGATCATTGGACTCATTTTGACAACTCTGTTAATGCTGTTTCTTTTGGTTTTGTTGCCACTGCTATTCTCATCTCTATGTTCCTTATTATggctatttttgaaaggttcctcAGACCACCCTCGCCGGATTTGACTCCCACCTCCCACCGCCGCCATGCTGATGTTGAGTCACAGTTAGGTTTCAACCCAAAACTTGGCTATTCTACCCCTAAA GTATCTACAAATGCAAGAGAAGTTTCAGTGTTGATGCCAGGAGATGACATCCCAACTTTTATTGCTAATCCTGCTCCTGTACCTTGTCAACCGGAACGAAATCCGTGGCCTCCCCATCAGCAAAGTCGTTTAATCTGTGTCACGAACTCCAACTCAAACGTGTCGTCCTAG